Proteins from one Clostridium cellulovorans 743B genomic window:
- a CDS encoding RHS repeat-associated core domain-containing protein, with translation MKKFKRFIAFFLIFSIIFTQNQQILVDTFKNVDLDINLGVLSNITLPTIPTSEKTTTTQNRDIPNLEQMHTLELEELNNLTTENQSITMEKQNLLSFQTPSIIEVRSINDSTNLINWTYEEDFEYQLEVDGQIVDLKSVKGYVHNFDSNNKTHIYRIRSKSQEQFSQWSEAVTKATEPGKTLTDSVLPIDRNLLKRRIPTATNPIVALTDTISEPSVQYEVHVKGAPLSDWQNSKDGRLIVTNGIDAIKVSLLSPPSGLKIKYRVYSENGTWQPWTYDGGICGIYGKNIQMIEMKLEGITTSFSIGYILTNNANQESFPLEMDGETSGTMGTNSGIFLACLVNNNDSKVEVIDKDTTWKKSEGPHIIDGIVRVEPGVTLTIEPGTKVIFQKYKYRENGLYINGKVIMEGTPSEKIQFSSMVDGQAVSTDQYYFRGIYVLPTGEIKASYVDMELDRKDNYILVNGDVSFNYCNFNCVGDSGIDWNYVIYAKVEREKVLNVSNCTFSNAGQGIGLGDSFGEVNITNNSFSNTIRDSIQVGISDYETYSVLANIKANTIVGGKNGISLKGIRSNIVNIKVTDNVIKNCSETGVYIEEYLGSLTFQRNTISGVDTNRVKELSGPIVVKVEKLGTNFSSVISAVNPKDVALKNTLSGNNFDAIVLNGTINENSRLFNGTNRYLVRSYLDISKDKTLSIEDGTIIHLRGEVVVYGCIRSEGKANNQIVFTSVNSEYTLPYKPTSDPAQKIMDDFFPWINIRNSGSFLGLNTVINRGGGPRKAGGPGYCSINLDGKLTLINSSVFNSTNAGIDAFKDNESTEPSDLTIINCSITHNMGHGIWIGHIPATIINSDIHQNDSGIVTFADDTVIAGNSFVGNRTSAVNYWNDTKDKYIDLRNNYWGASDGPYATDTGGGAWEGKGQKVNVYPGYAVVYPFLKTPSDCVPVGDLNNYVRSVQLRDQKWFGSQGVSVATGNYCKTFMDMEDCFPNLGLSLSHTYNSKDETVSILGKGWRLSLQGEISDFSSSAGTAMKKVVLPSGETQTFTVNSNGTFTANDSRNTLTKAGDTFTLTNKEQMQYLFNSSGKLYCVKDKNGNAVNIAYDNGKIDRVYDETNKSFKLTYDAATGYIDKITESFGTVTGRIVDFNYDSSKRLSSVTDASGNVTNYVYSGIGLLQDTKSGEGALLERIIYTLDGGSYKVRQKIDNYGNSFTYKYDDFVNRTIVTESNGWVKEYWCDSYGYPTVTIYPDRSTENKEYYLDASGENKYGEIKASMDIYGNRTEYIRDGRGNVTKQINPDESEKNFAYDDKNNLIKEVNEDGNVTYYCYDANKINLIQKVQPLNGTDPLVNPLDETKFAITSYEYYSETERVQNGYKVKGSLKTEKTPLGNTTTFKYDANGNKTVVTDGFGNNTVYTYDSYNNEASMTTSEGYKTTYVYDMNGRLEKATLHGGEVTRTVYDNEGQKLKEITPNIYDAALDNIDAHTYSGEHGTRFTYYYNGKVATATDAMGNTTRYYYDKYGNVSKEIKPNKSVYLYQYDCHNRPIKTTFKESDASTTEILIEEFNYSLSYDRTLESNVLIKSHKQYIDNTNTVTSILKFDYANRLVKVKNSDGTEISTKYTPSGLKLIEKDEDSNETLYNYDALGRLIKKWTPISENDDVTYYSYSGFQYDKDGNKKVEWTGKNLVEYGVSVSILDPNAIKLTYDYYKDGKVQSKVDNEGRRTDYEYSKDRVLTKETVFLTYGGKYEITEYRNNYLGKPIKTLVKTAKQDIIGNSITDSALSNMWTTYEYDKNGNLKNVKNYGVVDGTDILSTTPVLNVTSYEYDNLNRETKQTKQAKNTAGNDTTIFTSKNYSWDGKVLNSRDGNGRVTTNTYDLRGRLVKVRDPKGQYTLFTYDYLGRVLSKTISRLNEDYNSYIQKFNAAINTTPDSPNWDPEYDFNKDNVVDLYDNVIINRENIDKTLFEYDDMGRVIREIKSSRNPNTLAWDNVTTKAYKYDNQGNVIKELDALGYEQGSGATPAEKIENGYGTEYTYNLLNKQTSVLTPASKDKGLAFNSKYEYDGLGRVVKDISANQGSYTYEYNNSGKLTKTTLNKKDGSQLVIKTNQYDLGDNLISEKDAKGIETKYEYNLLGKIRKVTTASDATINANTIQYQYDIYGNQALSQESSGRVDLTEYDNAGRKIHEKTQKSDGTQVIEKFYFNDGNGNVVAFIDGNGNKTTSTYDEQNKITSKRINVTYVDGSTKENRITYEYDIFGQLISETDPLGNVLKYKYDAFGRVIDKRDAYNKVIQILTYNANGSQKESFDALNNEITYIYDKDKRLIKSINGDEATGTIAAEQVYDERNNVIEKRDGNGNSTKYQYDELNKLKSVTNALGQVTSYTYDDNGNMETMTDGNGNVTYYEYNCANKPIKIKTLKKDITTNVSGNTVDLSTANLSEGYTYYVDGNIKTRTSKNTDVTTYTYDIYGRKLTEVIGSINNSYTYDKNDNLLTVKDSTGTTTRTYDALNRTITKDVPNGGTTKYLYDSTNGVDPGCYAEVSTDAKGFVTTKIFDKAKRLYKVTESGNTTTYNYYDNGNRQEVIYPNGSKEVYYYNKNNTLAKLENKNPNGSIAESFVYEYDNSGNITAKVDKKGKTIYTYDRLNRVETTTEQDGKITTYKYDNAGNRTSMSAVFGSNVETTEYYYDSLNRLRYSHQLLTGIQDSGVALTAEKQNSKYDYDENGNQIKVTETSYDSTKQQNVVKETINKYDKLNQLIETTTKDGVVVKNAYNAEGYRVAKDVNGVKTNFVYEGDKVVLELDASGNEKGRNIYGENLISRNADGQKVYYLYNGHSDVTTLTNEAGAIIGTYYYDEFGAVEESTGTVDNPFLYAGYRYDKETGNYYLNSRMYDPVTARFLQEDTYRGSYNDPLSLNLYTYCYNNPLIYDDPTGHWLHIAIGALVGAVAGVAINAVSDYLDDGKFNKGWKSYAGAAVEGAITGGLAAATGGLSLGATIAINAGASFVGNVAGQYISKGEVNWKEAAVSAVVGGGGAAAGHYAKKIVSKLPSIPKPPVISRAEQLLNKAKARVKVLGDAGMSRLNQISDNIASKISSKLSPQMSFAGVGNINLPKTSFRGNVKEVGIFKKADTSVQKNFKDVVKTNEKRIEALNSSGGINKNINKTQSGSKSFYTVQNAEDGARLLNDGTPWPTEPHKANLGEGVYSWDNLEDAENYLKLKKRRTDVELNIYEFKVANKDLAKMKSLDMTKLPDDEVDAFLDIHAKLNGGTPNHGLEYIRRATNIGVENYFHSSVFKYLKFTKK, from the coding sequence ATGAAAAAATTTAAAAGATTTATTGCTTTTTTTCTGATTTTTAGTATTATATTTACTCAAAATCAACAAATACTAGTGGATACTTTTAAAAATGTAGATCTTGATATTAATTTAGGTGTTTTGTCTAATATCACATTACCTACGATACCTACTAGTGAAAAGACGACCACAACACAAAATAGAGATATTCCAAATCTAGAGCAAATGCACACTTTAGAGTTGGAGGAATTAAATAATTTAACAACAGAAAATCAAAGTATTACAATGGAAAAACAAAATCTGTTGAGTTTTCAAACACCTAGTATTATAGAAGTTAGAAGTATAAATGATAGTACTAACTTAATTAATTGGACCTATGAAGAGGATTTTGAGTATCAATTAGAAGTTGATGGACAAATTGTGGATTTAAAATCAGTTAAAGGGTATGTGCATAACTTCGACTCTAACAACAAAACTCATATATATAGGATAAGGAGTAAATCACAAGAACAGTTTAGTCAATGGAGTGAAGCTGTTACTAAGGCAACAGAGCCAGGAAAAACTTTGACTGATTCTGTTTTACCAATAGATCGAAATCTTTTAAAACGTAGAATACCAACAGCGACTAACCCGATTGTAGCACTTACAGATACAATAAGTGAACCTTCAGTTCAATATGAGGTACATGTAAAAGGTGCTCCATTAAGCGACTGGCAGAATAGTAAGGATGGTAGATTAATAGTAACTAATGGAATTGATGCTATAAAAGTTAGCTTACTGAGTCCCCCATCTGGTTTAAAAATAAAGTATAGAGTTTATTCTGAGAATGGAACATGGCAACCATGGACATATGATGGCGGGATATGTGGAATTTACGGAAAAAACATACAAATGATAGAAATGAAGCTTGAGGGAATAACTACAAGTTTTTCAATAGGATATATACTTACTAATAATGCAAATCAAGAGTCGTTTCCACTTGAAATGGATGGTGAAACATCTGGGACAATGGGAACAAATTCAGGGATTTTCCTAGCGTGCTTAGTGAATAACAATGATTCAAAAGTTGAAGTTATTGATAAAGATACTACTTGGAAAAAAAGTGAAGGACCACATATAATAGATGGAATAGTACGTGTAGAGCCAGGAGTAACATTGACTATAGAACCAGGAACAAAAGTTATATTTCAAAAATATAAGTATAGAGAAAATGGTTTATATATAAATGGTAAAGTTATTATGGAAGGTACACCATCAGAAAAAATACAGTTTAGCAGTATGGTTGATGGCCAAGCTGTATCAACAGACCAGTATTATTTTAGAGGTATATATGTACTTCCAACTGGTGAGATAAAAGCATCTTATGTAGATATGGAACTAGATCGTAAAGACAATTATATATTGGTAAATGGAGATGTTAGTTTTAATTATTGTAATTTCAATTGCGTAGGAGATAGTGGTATAGATTGGAATTATGTTATATATGCTAAGGTAGAAAGAGAAAAAGTATTAAATGTTAGTAATTGTACTTTTTCTAATGCGGGTCAAGGGATTGGATTAGGAGATAGTTTTGGTGAAGTAAACATAACAAATAATTCTTTTTCAAATACAATACGAGACTCCATACAGGTAGGTATTAGTGACTACGAGACTTATAGTGTGTTGGCTAATATAAAGGCAAATACTATAGTTGGAGGAAAAAATGGCATAAGCCTTAAAGGGATTCGTAGTAACATTGTTAACATTAAAGTAACTGATAATGTAATAAAAAATTGCAGTGAAACAGGGGTATATATAGAGGAGTATCTTGGAAGTTTAACTTTTCAAAGGAACACGATTTCAGGAGTAGATACAAATAGAGTAAAGGAATTATCTGGTCCTATAGTTGTTAAAGTTGAAAAATTAGGAACTAATTTTTCGTCGGTAATATCTGCAGTAAATCCAAAAGATGTTGCGTTAAAAAATACATTATCAGGAAATAACTTTGATGCTATAGTTCTTAATGGTACTATAAACGAAAATTCAAGACTGTTTAATGGTACTAATCGTTATTTAGTAAGATCATATTTAGATATTAGTAAAGATAAAACTTTAAGTATAGAAGATGGTACAATAATTCATTTAAGAGGAGAAGTTGTTGTATATGGGTGCATTAGGTCTGAGGGGAAAGCTAATAATCAGATAGTGTTTACTTCTGTTAATTCTGAATATACTCTTCCATATAAACCGACTTCAGATCCAGCACAAAAAATAATGGATGACTTTTTTCCTTGGATTAACATAAGAAATAGTGGGAGTTTCCTAGGACTTAACACAGTTATAAATCGTGGAGGAGGACCTAGAAAAGCTGGTGGACCAGGATACTGTAGCATAAATTTAGATGGGAAGTTGACTCTCATAAATTCTTCAGTATTCAACTCAACAAATGCAGGAATAGATGCATTTAAAGATAACGAGAGTACGGAACCTAGCGATCTTACAATTATTAATTGTAGTATTACTCATAATATGGGGCACGGAATTTGGATAGGCCATATACCTGCAACTATAATAAATAGTGATATTCACCAGAATGATAGTGGCATAGTTACTTTTGCGGATGATACAGTTATAGCTGGTAATTCTTTTGTTGGAAATAGAACTAGTGCAGTTAATTATTGGAATGATACTAAAGACAAGTATATAGATTTAAGAAATAACTATTGGGGAGCTTCTGATGGACCATATGCAACAGATACAGGCGGAGGTGCGTGGGAAGGAAAAGGTCAAAAGGTCAACGTATATCCTGGTTATGCAGTAGTTTATCCCTTCTTAAAGACTCCGAGTGATTGTGTACCAGTAGGGGATCTAAATAATTATGTAAGATCTGTGCAACTAAGAGATCAGAAATGGTTTGGCTCTCAAGGTGTTAGTGTGGCTACAGGTAATTATTGCAAGACTTTTATGGATATGGAGGATTGTTTTCCTAATTTAGGACTAAGCTTAAGCCATACCTATAATTCAAAGGATGAAACAGTATCAATCTTAGGTAAAGGCTGGCGTTTAAGTTTACAAGGAGAAATATCAGACTTTAGTAGTTCTGCAGGTACAGCTATGAAAAAAGTAGTTCTACCTTCAGGTGAAACTCAGACTTTTACAGTAAACAGCAATGGAACCTTTACAGCTAATGATTCTAGAAATACATTAACTAAGGCTGGGGACACATTTACTCTTACTAATAAAGAGCAGATGCAATATTTATTTAATTCTTCAGGAAAGTTATACTGTGTTAAAGATAAAAATGGAAATGCAGTAAATATTGCTTATGATAATGGGAAAATAGATAGAGTATATGATGAAACAAATAAAAGTTTCAAGTTGACTTATGATGCAGCAACTGGGTATATAGATAAAATAACTGAAAGCTTCGGAACTGTAACAGGAAGAATTGTTGATTTTAACTATGATTCAAGTAAAAGATTAAGTAGTGTAACAGATGCATCAGGAAATGTAACAAATTATGTTTATAGTGGTATAGGGTTGCTTCAAGATACAAAAAGCGGTGAAGGTGCTTTACTAGAGCGAATAATATATACCCTCGATGGAGGAAGCTATAAAGTTAGACAAAAAATAGATAACTATGGTAATAGCTTTACCTATAAATATGATGATTTTGTTAATAGAACTATTGTAACGGAGAGTAATGGTTGGGTTAAGGAGTATTGGTGTGATTCGTATGGATATCCAACAGTAACTATTTATCCTGATAGATCAACGGAAAACAAAGAATATTACCTTGATGCATCTGGTGAGAATAAATATGGTGAAATAAAAGCCTCTATGGATATCTATGGTAATAGAACTGAATATATCAGAGATGGAAGAGGAAATGTTACAAAGCAAATTAATCCTGATGAAAGTGAAAAGAATTTTGCATATGATGATAAAAACAATTTAATAAAAGAAGTAAATGAAGATGGGAATGTAACATACTATTGTTATGATGCAAATAAGATAAATCTAATACAAAAGGTACAACCTTTAAATGGAACGGATCCTTTGGTTAACCCTTTAGATGAAACTAAGTTTGCGATAACTAGTTATGAATACTACTCAGAAACTGAAAGAGTTCAAAATGGTTACAAAGTAAAAGGAAGTCTTAAGACAGAAAAGACACCACTAGGTAACACTACAACATTTAAATATGATGCAAACGGCAATAAAACTGTTGTTACTGATGGATTTGGTAATAATACTGTATATACCTATGATTCATATAATAATGAAGCTTCCATGACAACATCAGAGGGATATAAAACGACATATGTTTATGATATGAATGGAAGGTTGGAGAAAGCTACTCTTCATGGAGGAGAAGTTACAAGAACTGTATATGACAATGAAGGGCAGAAACTTAAGGAGATAACACCTAATATATATGATGCAGCTCTTGATAACATTGATGCACATACCTATAGTGGAGAGCATGGTACTAGATTTACCTACTATTATAATGGAAAAGTTGCCACTGCTACTGATGCAATGGGTAATACAACTAGATACTATTATGATAAGTATGGAAATGTTAGCAAGGAAATAAAGCCAAATAAATCAGTGTACCTTTATCAGTATGATTGCCATAATAGGCCTATAAAAACAACTTTTAAAGAAAGCGATGCAAGTACTACAGAAATCTTAATAGAAGAGTTTAACTATTCTCTATCTTATGATAGAACATTGGAAAGTAACGTATTAATCAAGTCTCATAAGCAATATATTGATAATACTAACACAGTTACATCTATATTAAAATTCGACTATGCGAATAGGCTAGTTAAGGTTAAAAATTCAGATGGAACGGAAATAAGTACAAAATATACTCCAAGTGGTTTGAAATTAATTGAAAAAGATGAAGATAGTAATGAAACTTTATACAATTATGATGCTTTAGGGAGATTAATCAAAAAATGGACGCCTATTTCAGAAAATGACGATGTAACATATTATTCATATTCTGGTTTTCAATATGATAAGGATGGCAACAAGAAAGTTGAGTGGACTGGTAAAAATCTAGTCGAGTATGGAGTTTCTGTCAGTATTTTAGACCCGAATGCTATTAAACTTACTTATGACTATTATAAGGATGGAAAAGTACAATCAAAAGTAGACAATGAGGGCAGAAGAACCGATTATGAGTACAGTAAGGATAGAGTACTTACAAAAGAAACAGTATTCTTAACTTATGGTGGAAAATATGAAATAACAGAATACCGAAATAACTATTTAGGTAAACCAATAAAGACTCTAGTTAAAACTGCAAAGCAAGACATAATTGGTAATAGTATTACAGATTCTGCATTAAGCAATATGTGGACTACCTATGAGTATGATAAAAATGGTAACCTTAAAAATGTGAAAAACTACGGAGTTGTAGATGGAACTGATATTTTATCAACAACACCAGTTTTAAATGTTACAAGCTACGAGTACGACAATTTAAATAGAGAGACAAAACAAACGAAACAAGCAAAAAATACTGCAGGAAATGATACAACTATATTTACATCAAAGAATTATAGTTGGGATGGAAAAGTTCTTAATTCAAGGGATGGCAATGGGCGAGTAACTACAAACACTTATGATTTAAGAGGAAGACTTGTAAAAGTTAGAGATCCAAAAGGACAATATACTCTTTTCACCTATGACTATCTTGGAAGAGTTCTTTCAAAGACTATATCAAGGCTCAATGAGGACTATAATTCTTATATTCAAAAATTTAATGCAGCTATCAACACGACTCCTGATAGTCCTAATTGGGATCCAGAATATGACTTTAACAAAGATAATGTAGTAGATTTGTATGATAATGTAATTATCAATAGAGAAAATATTGATAAAACTCTATTTGAATATGATGATATGGGTAGGGTTATAAGAGAAATTAAATCTAGTAGAAACCCTAATACCTTAGCTTGGGATAATGTTACTACAAAGGCTTATAAGTATGATAATCAAGGCAATGTCATTAAAGAGTTAGATGCACTTGGTTATGAGCAAGGTTCTGGAGCAACACCAGCGGAGAAAATAGAAAATGGATATGGAACAGAATACACATATAACTTACTGAATAAACAAACTTCTGTTTTAACACCAGCTTCAAAGGATAAAGGACTAGCTTTCAATTCAAAATATGAATATGATGGTTTAGGAAGAGTAGTTAAAGATATTAGTGCAAATCAAGGAAGTTATACTTATGAATATAACAATTCTGGTAAGCTAACAAAGACTACTTTAAACAAGAAGGATGGCAGCCAATTAGTAATAAAAACAAATCAATATGATTTAGGAGATAATCTTATATCAGAAAAGGATGCCAAAGGTATTGAAACAAAGTATGAGTATAATTTACTAGGAAAGATAAGAAAAGTTACAACAGCTTCCGATGCAACTATTAATGCTAATACTATACAATATCAATATGATATATATGGAAATCAAGCTTTAAGCCAAGAAAGTAGCGGAAGAGTTGATTTAACTGAGTATGATAACGCTGGAAGAAAGATTCATGAGAAAACTCAAAAAAGTGATGGAACTCAAGTAATAGAGAAGTTCTACTTTAATGACGGAAATGGCAATGTAGTAGCCTTTATAGATGGAAATGGCAATAAGACTACAAGCACTTATGATGAACAAAACAAAATCACATCAAAGAGGATTAATGTAACTTATGTAGATGGTTCAACTAAAGAAAATAGAATCACATATGAATATGATATATTTGGACAACTTATATCTGAAACTGACCCTTTGGGCAATGTATTAAAATATAAATATGATGCGTTTGGAAGAGTTATTGACAAAAGAGATGCTTATAATAAAGTTATACAAATCCTAACTTATAATGCAAACGGAAGTCAAAAAGAATCTTTTGATGCGTTAAATAATGAGATAACTTATATTTACGATAAGGATAAGAGACTCATAAAAAGCATAAACGGAGATGAGGCTACAGGAACAATTGCCGCTGAACAAGTTTATGATGAACGTAATAATGTCATTGAGAAAAGAGATGGCAATGGAAATTCCACTAAATATCAATATGATGAGTTAAACAAGTTAAAATCTGTTACAAATGCTTTAGGTCAAGTAACCTCATATACATATGATGATAATGGTAATATGGAGACGATGACAGATGGAAATGGTAATGTTACTTATTATGAATACAACTGTGCAAATAAACCTATAAAAATTAAAACGCTTAAAAAAGATATTACAACTAATGTAAGTGGAAATACAGTTGATCTTAGCACAGCTAATCTATCTGAAGGTTATACTTACTATGTAGATGGTAATATTAAAACAAGAACTAGTAAAAACACAGATGTAACAACCTATACTTATGATATTTACGGAAGAAAGCTAACCGAGGTTATAGGAAGTATAAATAATAGTTATACCTATGATAAAAATGATAACTTGCTTACTGTAAAAGATTCAACTGGAACAACTACAAGAACTTACGATGCGTTAAACAGAACAATTACAAAGGATGTTCCAAATGGAGGTACGACTAAATATCTATATGATAGTACAAATGGAGTTGATCCAGGCTGTTATGCAGAAGTTAGTACCGATGCTAAAGGTTTTGTAACTACGAAAATCTTTGATAAAGCAAAACGATTATACAAGGTAACTGAAAGTGGAAATACTACCACTTATAATTATTATGACAACGGAAATAGACAAGAAGTAATCTATCCAAACGGTAGCAAAGAAGTTTATTACTATAATAAAAATAACACTTTAGCAAAGCTTGAAAACAAAAATCCAAACGGGTCCATAGCAGAAAGTTTTGTTTATGAATATGATAATTCAGGAAACATAACTGCTAAAGTTGATAAAAAAGGGAAAACTATTTATACCTATGATAGGTTAAATAGAGTAGAAACTACCACTGAACAAGACGGTAAGATAACAACTTATAAATATGATAATGCTGGAAATAGAACTTCTATGTCAGCGGTATTTGGAAGCAATGTAGAAACTACTGAATACTATTATGATAGCCTTAATAGATTAAGATATAGCCATCAATTGTTAACAGGTATTCAAGATTCAGGAGTTGCTTTAACAGCAGAAAAGCAAAATAGTAAATATGATTATGATGAAAATGGAAATCAGATCAAGGTTACAGAGACTAGTTATGACTCAACTAAGCAACAAAATGTTGTAAAAGAAACTATAAATAAGTATGATAAGTTAAATCAATTAATTGAGACAACTACAAAGGATGGAGTAGTTGTAAAAAACGCTTATAATGCTGAAGGATATAGAGTTGCTAAGGATGTAAATGGAGTTAAGACCAACTTTGTTTATGAAGGAGATAAGGTAGTACTTGAACTAGATGCATCAGGAAATGAAAAAGGCAGAAATATATATGGAGAAAACCTTATAAGTAGAAATGCTGATGGACAAAAAGTGTACTATCTATATAATGGGCATAGTGATGTAACCACCTTAACCAATGAGGCAGGAGCAATAATTGGTACTTACTATTATGATGAGTTTGGAGCAGTTGAAGAAAGCACTGGAACTGTAGATAATCCATTCTTATATGCTGGATATAGATATGATAAAGAAACAGGAAATTACTATCTAAACAGCAGAATGTATGACCCAGTTACAGCTAGATTTTTGCAAGAAGATACTTATAGAGGAAGTTATAATGATCCACTAAGTTTAAATTTGTATACTTATTGTTATAATAATCCTTTAATATATGATGATCCAACTGGACATTGGCTTCATATAGCAATCGGCGCATTAGTAGGAGCTGTAGCAGGAGTCGCTATAAACGCAGTTAGTGATTATTTAGATGATGGTAAGTTTAATAAAGGTTGGAAGTCTTATGCAGGGGCAGCTGTAGAAGGAGCGATAACAGGAGGACTGGCAGCAGCGACAGGAGGTTTATCTCTAGGAGCCACGATAGCGATAAACGCAGGAGCCTCTTTTGTAGGTAATGTAGCAGGGCAATATATTTCTAAAGGTGAGGTTAATTGGAAGGAAGCAGCAGTTTCGGCAGTTGTTGGCGGTGGAGGAGCAGCAGCTGGACACTATGCTAAAAAAATTGTAAGTAAATTACCTTCGATACCAAAGCCACCAGTAATAAGTAGAGCAGAGCAACTGCTAAATAAAGCAAAAGCCAGGGTAAAAGTACTTGGGGATGCTGGAATGAGCAGACTGAACCAAATTTCAGACAATATAGCTTCTAAGATATCTTCTAAATTGTCTCCTCAAATGTCTTTTGCTGGAGTTGGCAATATCAATCTTCCTAAGACAAGTTTTAGAGGCAATGTTAAAGAAGTTGGAATTTTCAAGAAAGCTGATACTAGCGTACAGAAGAACTTTAAGGACGTTGTTAAGACTAATGAAAAAAGAATAGAAGCGTTGAATAGTTCTGGTGGTATTAATAAGAACATAAATAAAACTCAGAGCGGAAGTAAATCATTCTATACTGTGCAAAATGCAGAAGATGGAGCAAGGCTTTTAAATGATGGAACACCTTGGCCAACAGAACCACATAAAGCTAATCTTGGTGAAGGAGTATATTCATGGGATAACTTAGAGGATGCTGAAAACTACTTAAAATTAAAGAAACGTAGAACTGATGTAGAATTAAATATATATGAATTTAAAGTAGCTAACAAGGATTTAGCTAAGATGAAGAGCCTTGATATGACTAAATTACCTGACGATGAAGTTGATGCATTTTTGGATATTCACGCTAAATTAAATGGAGGTACTCCTAATCATGGTCTAGAGTATATACGAAGGGCAACTAATATTGGTGTAGAGAACTACTTTCATAGTTCAGTATTTAAATACTTGAAATTTACTAAAAAATAA
- a CDS encoding HNH/endonuclease VII fold putative polymorphic toxin, with translation MSRLNQISDNIASKISSKLSPQMSFAGVGNVNLPKTNFRDTVKDLGFFKKADTSVQKNFKEAVKTNEKRLEALNSSGGINKGAGNPVSRKQALSEIKKDLGISKSQQPLEQKMVPLLDENKNRILDANNNFVETRELTYSVQGKFDVQGNPIDKVVIQDHSYGHYYNSGIGNQPSHFNVRPSTNTKNGAVQGMKDHYY, from the coding sequence ATGAGCAGACTGAACCAAATTTCAGACAATATAGCTTCTAAGATATCTTCTAAATTGTCTCCTCAAATGTCTTTCGCCGGAGTTGGTAATGTTAATCTCCCTAAGACAAATTTCAGGGATACTGTTAAGGATTTAGGGTTTTTCAAAAAAGCTGATACTAGCGTACAGAAGAACTTTAAGGAAGCTGTTAAGACTAATGAAAAAAGATTAGAAGCGTTGAATAGTTCTGGTGGTATTAATAAGGGGGCGGGTAATCCTGTTTCTAGAAAGCAAGCTTTGTCAGAAATTAAGAAGGATTTAGGGATAAGTAAATCGCAACAGCCTCTTGAGCAAAAAATGGTTCCTTTATTGGATGAGAATAAAAATAGAATTCTAGATGCGAATAATAACTTTGTAGAAACACGTGAGTTAACATATTCAGTGCAAGGAAAATTTGATGTACAAGGAAATCCTATAGATAAGGTGGTTATACAAGATCATTCTTACGGACATTATTATAATTCTGGTATTGGCAATCAACCTTCTCATTTTAATGTTAGACCTTCAACAAATACTAAGAACGGAGCCGTTCAGGGTATGAAGGACCATTATTACTAA
- a CDS encoding immunity 50 family protein produces the protein MFEGIDNAVVIKNIFGDKNVFEKAELINVNWQMIDSRIELSILVHDEPTKVPKKWGVFESVYVRLEFYGLNYLRIDVKEDKPRIEKFTMQSNSDKYCCKISMSDEQEIQCTFEVARIQNIKPFVDKQ, from the coding sequence ATGTTTGAAGGAATTGATAATGCAGTTGTAATTAAGAATATTTTTGGTGACAAAAATGTATTTGAAAAAGCTGAACTAATTAATGTAAATTGGCAAATGATTGATTCTAGAATTGAGTTATCAATATTAGTTCATGATGAGCCAACAAAGGTTCCTAAAAAATGGGGGGTCTTTGAAAGTGTCTATGTAAGGCTAGAGTTTTATGGCTTGAACTATTTAAGAATAGATGTAAAAGAAGATAAGCCAAGAATCGAGAAGTTTACGATGCAGAGCAATAGCGATAAGTACTGTTGCAAAATATCTATGAGTGATGAGCAGGAAATTCAGTGTACGTTTGAAGTGGCTCGTATTCAAAATATTAAACCGTTTGTAGATAAGCAGTAA
- a CDS encoding HNH/endonuclease VII fold putative polymorphic toxin → MGIYKSGIGNQPSQFNVRPSTNTKNGKVSGTKERYYFDYRN, encoded by the coding sequence ATGGGCATATATAAATCAGGTATTGGAAATCAACCTTCACAGTTTAATGTTAGACCATCTACAAATACTAAAAATGGTAAGGTTTCTGGAACTAAAGAACGTTACTATTTTGATTATAGAAATTAA